A single genomic interval of Candidatus Jordarchaeales archaeon harbors:
- a CDS encoding 4Fe-4S binding protein translates to MTSEKKVITVDPTICWGCGNCIEVCPFNPENRRTPLIWMKYAPILRLVNGVCTVVSNACIELLPSCRACENACPSGAMKIL, encoded by the coding sequence ATGACAAGCGAGAAAAAGGTAATAACCGTCGACCCTACAATCTGCTGGGGTTGTGGAAACTGCATTGAAGTCTGCCCATTTAACCCCGAAAACAGGCGCACCCCATTAATTTGGATGAAATATGCCCCAATCTTACGGCTTGTGAACGGCGTATGTACTGTTGTGAGTAATGCTTGTATAGAACTGCTTCCGAGCTGTAGAGCGTGTGAAAACGCCTGCCCCTCGGGCGCCATGAAAATACTTTGA
- a CDS encoding 4Fe-4S binding protein, which translates to MESYKLANIYKLHINTALCVGCNDCVIACPHNASLPPEMRGDEKNYTIIVKNGKAVVSNQSYCDGCGICIEACGPRAISLRVVR; encoded by the coding sequence ATGGAGTCTTATAAGCTCGCGAACATATACAAGCTGCACATAAACACAGCGCTTTGCGTCGGTTGCAATGATTGCGTCATAGCTTGTCCACATAATGCCAGTCTGCCTCCTGAAATGAGGGGGGACGAGAAGAATTATACTATAATAGTCAAGAATGGGAAGGCTGTTGTGTCGAACCAGAGTTACTGTGACGGATGTGGAATATGTATCGAAGCTTGTGGGCCACGTGCGATAAGCTTGAGAGTTGTCAGGTGA